Proteins encoded by one window of Lathyrus oleraceus cultivar Zhongwan6 chromosome 1, CAAS_Psat_ZW6_1.0, whole genome shotgun sequence:
- the LOC127123010 gene encoding cytochrome P450 82A3 — translation MDFVLSFQNITTIVFLSLLFILSFFHFRPSKVLNKGKEPPMASGAWPILGHLLVLASSKTPHKTLGTMANKYGPLFTIKLGTKHALVLSNWEMAKECYTINDVVVSSRSKLVAIEHIAYNQASFGFAPYGPYWREMRKIVSMFLSNRRMEQLSHVRVTEVKTSIKELFHVWSSTKNDSGYLLVEMKQWFTKLIFNIVFQTMAGKRYFGDTAVVEEKEAQKVVEALRKFMHMLGVCTMADAIPILRWMKLGVKAMKETAKELDIVLDDWLVEHHKMKCLVEKVESDQDFMDMMISVLDGATINGFDADTINKATTLALILGATDTSTVTLTWVICLLLKNPIALKKVKEELNIQIGEERFINESDIKNLVYLQAIVKETLRLYPPGPLSAPREFTEDCILGGYHIKKGTRLITNLWKIHTDPSIWPDPLEFRPERFLTTHKDVDVKGQDFELLPFGSGRRICPGISFGLHMIHLTLANFLHSFEISNGSSEPVDMSEVLGMTNEKATPLEIKVKPYFSTKYYETL, via the exons ATGGATTTTGTTCTAAGTTTTCAAAATATCACAACAATAGTATTTCTCTCTCTACTATTCATACTTTCTTTTTTCCATTTTCGTCCTTCCAAAGTTCTTAATAAGGGAAAAGAACCTCCCATGGCTTCAGGTGCATGGCCTATACTAGGTCATCTCTTAGTATTAGCTAGTTCTAAAACTCCACACAAAACCTTAGGCACCATGGCTAACAAATATGGACCCTTATTCACCATAAAACTTGGTACAAAACATGCTTTGGTTCTAAGCAATTGGGAAATGGCAAAAGAATGTTACACCATAAACGACGTCGTTGTTTCGTCTCGTTCGAAACTCGTTGCGATTGAACATATAGCTTATAATCAAGCTAGTTTTGGCTTTGCGCCGTATGGTCCTTATTGGCGCGAAATGCGTAAAATTGTTAGTATGTTTCTTTCGAATCGGCGAATGGAACAACTAAGTCATGTTCGAGTTACAGAAGTTAAAACTTCAATTAAAGAGCTTTTTCATGTTTGGTCTAGCACAAAAAATGATTCTGGATACTTGTTGGTGGAAATGAAGCAATGGTTCACCAAGTTGATATTCAATATAG TTTTCCAAACTATGGCTGGGAAGAGATATTTTGGTGACACAGCAGTGGTAGAAGAGAAAGAGGCACAAAAAGTTGTAGAAGCTTTGAGGAAATTCATGCATATGTTAGGAGTATGTACAATGGCTGATGCTATTCCAATTCTAAGATGGATGAAATTAGGAGTGAAAGCAATGAAAGAAACTGCCAAAGAATTAGACATAGTTTTAGATGATTGGTTAGTGGAACATCATAAGATGAAGTGTTTGGTTGAAAAGGTTGAAAGTGACCAAGATTTTATGGACATGATGATTTCAGTGCTTGATGGTGCCACAATCAATGGGTTTGATGCTGATACCATAAACAAAGCAACAACATTG GCATTAATATTGGGAGCAACTGATACAAGCACAGTTACCCTAACATGGGTAATTTGTTTATTGTTGAAAAATCCTATTGCATTAAAAAAAGTGAAAGAAGAACTCAACATTCAAATTGGAGAAGAAAGATTCATAAATGAATCAGATATAAAGAATTTGGTATATCTTCAAGCAATAGTCAAAGAGACGCTAAGGTTATATCCTCCCGGTCCTCTCTCTGCGCCTCGCGAGTTCACAGAAGATTGTATTTTAGGTGGTTATCATATAAAAAAAGGAACCCGATTAATCACCAACCTTTGGAAAATTCACACTGATCCAAGTATTTGGCCAGATCCGTTGGAGTTTAGACCCGAACGATTTCTTACTACTCATAAAGATGTTGATGTTAAGGGTCAAGATTTTGAGTTGTTGCCATTTGGGAGTGGTAGAAGGATATGTCCAGGAATATCTTTTGGCCTTCATATGATTCATTTAACTTTGGCTAATTTTTTACACTCATTTGAAATCTCAAATGGATCTAGTGAACCTGTTGATATGAGTGAAGTTCTAGGAATGACCAATGAAAAAGCTACACCACTTGAGATTAAGGTTAAACCATATTTTTCTACTAAGTATTATGAAACATTGTGA